Proteins co-encoded in one Oreochromis aureus strain Israel breed Guangdong linkage group 3, ZZ_aureus, whole genome shotgun sequence genomic window:
- the LOC116316446 gene encoding immunoglobulin kappa light chain-like gives MLGNLVRLTQQNFSITHKQERRFISAIVGQRLTLQCFYETNDATRFYWYKQSLGQKPKLISTQYVFKANGTFHDEFENNPRFTLDTEIGKNHLYITDLEKSDSGTYYCARRVSLVLEFAEGTTVSVKGSGLTIKALVQQSASETIQPGGSVTLNCTVHTGTCDEDHSVYWFKDSGDFYPGLLYTHGGRNDQCEKKEQTYNCTYNLPMESINVSHGGTYYCAVASCGHILFGEGTTLKYKDKNKSHFLVYFLSGALAFTFTVVVSLTFVLYKMNKRKGFQSEAQARFSAPSVENAHTDNLHYASINVNISRKSKKERNSKTECVYSSVKQ, from the exons ATGTTGGGAAATTTAG TTCGGCTGACTCAACAGAATTTCTCCATAACTCATAAGCAAGAGAGACGGTTTATATCAGCTATTGTTGGTCAACGCTTGACTTTACAATGTTTCTATGAAACCAACGATGCAACGAGGTTCTACTGGTACAAGCAGAGTCTTGGACAGAAACCAAAGCTCATCTCTACTCAGTATGTATTTAAAGCAAATGGGACTTTTCATGATGAATTCGAGAACAATCCACGATTCACCCTTGATACAGAAATAGGGAAAAACCACTTGTATATAACAGACTTGGAGAAGTCAGACTCAGGTACTTACTACTGTGCAAGGCGGGTTTCTTTAGTCCTAGAATTTGCAGAAGGCACTACTGTCAGTGTAAAAGGTTCAGGTTTAACCATCAAAGCTTTAGTGCAGCAGTCAGCATCCGAGACCATCCAGCCAGGAGGCTCTGTGACTCTGAACTGTACAGTACACACTGGAACCTGTGATGAAGATCATAGTGTTTACTGGTTCAAAGACTCTGGAGATTTTTACCCAGGACTCCTTTACACCCATGGAGGCAGGAATGATCAGTGTGAGAAGAAGGAACAAACATACAACTGCACTTATAACCTGCCAATGGAGAGCATAAATGTGTCTCATGGTGGGACCTACTACTGTGCTGTTGCCTCATGTGGACACATACTGTTCGGAGAAGGAACTACTCTGAAATATAAGG ACAAGAATAAATCTCACTTCTTGGTGTATTTCTTGAGTGGAGCATTGGCTTTCACCTTCACCGTGGTGGTTTCTCTGACTTTCGTACTCTACAagatgaataaaagaaaaggCTTCCAATCAG AGGCTCAAGCAAGATTTTCAGCTCCCTCTGTAGAG AATGCTCATACAGACAACCTCCACTATGCTTCTATAAATGTTAACATTTCCAGAAAatcaaagaaagagaggaacagCAAGACCGAATGTGTTTACTCCAGTGTGAAGCAGTAG
- the LOC116316462 gene encoding uncharacterized protein LOC116316462: MVSSVFAFGLLCLFLGKMVQMTESQMFSSVHPESRFISAQVGGNLTLKCFHDGDGSARLYWLKHNLGQKPKIISHFFKYNVNNSSNEELKNNPRFTLDTQDGKYHLTIKDLQISDSASYYCVYYLYTLTFLENIIISVKGSGVNIKAVVQQSASETIQPGGSVTLNCTVHTGTCDGEHSVYWFKDSDESHPGLIYTHLGRNDQCENKPSTQTHTCVYSLPMSNLSVSHAGTYYCAVTSCGRILFGNGTKLEPKGVGNSQGLVYFLSGALTFSSILSVLLGYSLYKINKRNRHQLTESQARFSGPAITSAEGHQHADSLHYAALSIKIPKRSRTQRNNTDNECVYSAINK; the protein is encoded by the exons ATGGTGTCTTCAGTGTTTGCCTTCGGTCTTCTGTGCCTGTTCTTGGGAAAAATGG TTCAGATGACAGAGTCACAAATGTTCTCATCTGTTCATCCAGAGTCTCGTTTCATATCAGCTCAAGTTGGTGGAAACCTGACATTAAAATGTTTCCATGATGGTGACGGGTCTGCAAGACTTTACTGGTTAAAGCACAATCTGGGACAAAAACCAAAGATCATCTCTCACTTTTTCAAATATAATGTGAACAACTCTTCTAATGAAGAGCTCAAGAACAACCCACGCTTCACACTGGATACACAAGACGGCAAATATCACTTGACAATCAAAGATTTGCAAATTTCAGACTCAGCTTCTTACTACTGTGTTTACTATTTATACACTTTAACCTTTTTAGAGAACATCATCATCAGTGTAAAAGGTTCAGGTGTGAACATCAAAGCTGTGGTCCAGCAGTCAGCATCTGAGACCATCCAGCCAGGAGGCTCCGTGACTCTGAACTGTACAGTACACACTGGAACCTGTGATGGAGAGCACAGTGTTTACTGGTTCAAAGACTCAGACGAATCCCATCCTGGactcatttacacacatttgGGCAGAAACGATCAGTGTGAGAACAAAcccagcacacaaacacacacctgtgtCTACAGCTTGCCAATGAGTAACCTGAGTGTTTCTCATGCTGGGACCTACTACTGTGCTGTTACCTCATGTGGACGCATCCTATTTGGAAATGGGACCAAGCTGGAGCCTAAAG GTGTGGGTAATTCTCAGGGCTTGGTGTATTTCTTGAGCGGAGCTTTGACGTTCAGCTCCATCCTCAGTGTTTTACTGGGATACTCGCtgtacaaaataaacaaaagaaacagacaCCAATTGACAG AATCTCAAGCAAGATTTTCAGGCCCCGCAATAACAAGTGCAGAG GGTCACCAGCATGCTGACAGCCTTCATTATGCTGCTTTAAGCATTAAAATCCCCAAGAGATCaagaacacagagaaacaacacCGACAATGAATGTGTTTACTCGgctataaacaaataa
- the LOC116316461 gene encoding immunoglobulin kappa light chain-like, giving the protein MTPANFVFYVTCLMLGNLVRLTHQNFSVTHKQERRFVSAIVGQRLTLQCFYEPNLQATRFYWYKQSLGQKPKLVSTQYVFKENGTFHDEFENNPRFTLDTEIGKNHLYITNLQKSDSGTYYCAIQYMFILEFAEGTTVSVKGSGLTIKALVQQSASETIQPGGAVTLNCTVHTGTCDEDHSVYWFKDSGDFYPGLLYTHGGRNDQCEKNEQTYSCTYNLPANSINVSHAGTHSCAVASCGHILFGSGTKLDSEDNRASFWTFWSGAFAFTSILSVLLAFLLCMSDNCGCESSESQASPPRADAKGFQTSEKLIFAASTVNLCNRSKSQRDQTWSECAYYSVKLQ; this is encoded by the exons ATGACACCTGCTAACTTTGTTTTCTATGTGACATGTCTGATGTTGGGAAATTTAG TTCGTTTGACTCACCAGAATTTCTCCGTAACTCATAAGCAAGAGAGACGGTTTGTATCAGCTATTGTTGGTCAACGCTTGACTTTACAATGTTTCTATGAACCCAACCTGCAAGCAACGAGGTTCTACTGGTACAAGCAGAGTCTTGGACAGAAACCAAAGCTCGTCTCTACTCAGTatgtatttaaagaaaatggGACTTTTCATGATGAATTCGAGAACAATCCACGATTCACCCTGGATACAGAAATAGGGAAAAACCACTTGTATATAACAAACTTGCAGAAGTCAGACTCAGGTACTTACTACTGTGCAATTCAGTATATGTTTATCCTAGAATTTGCAGAAGGCACTACTGTCAGTGTAAAAGGTTCAGGTTTAACCATCAAAGCTTTAGTGCAGCAGTCAGCATCTGAGACCATCCAGCCAGGAGGCGCCGTGACTCTGAACTGTACAGTACACACTGGGACCTGTGATGAAGATCATAGTGTTTACTGGTTCAAAGACTCTGGAGATTTTTACCCAGGACTCCTTTACACCCATGGAGGCAGGAATGATCAGTGTGAGAAGAACGAACAAACATACAGCTGCACTTATAACCTGCCAGCGAATAGTATAAATGTGTCTCATGCTGGAACCCATTCCTGTGCTGTTGCCTCATGTGGACACATACTGTTTGGAAGCGGGACAAAACTGGACTCTGAAG ATAATCGTGCTTCTTTCTGGACTTTCTGGAGTGGCGCCTTTGCATTTACCTCAATCCTGAGTGTACTGCTGGCTTTCTTACTGTGTATGAGCGATAACTGTGGCTGTGAATCTTCAG AGTCTCAAGCAAGTCCCCCCAGAGCAGATGCAAAG GGTTTCCAAACATCAGAAAAGCTCATTTTTGCTGCTTCAACTGTCAACCTGTGCAACCGATCAAAAAGTCAGAGAGATCAGACCTGGAGTGAATGTGCGTACTACAGTGTGAAGCTACAGTAG
- the LOC116316447 gene encoding uncharacterized protein LOC116316447 encodes MVTEAQMFSSVHPESRFISAQVGGNLTLKCFHDGDGSARLYWLKQNLGQKPKIISHFFKYNVNNSSNEELKNNPRFTLDTQDGKYHLTITDLQISDSASYYCVYYLYTLTFLENIIISVKGSGVNIKAVVQQSASETIQPGGSVTLNCTVHTGTCDGEHSVYWFKDSDESHPGLIYTHLGRNDQCDNKPSTQTHTCVYSLPMSNLSVSHAGTYYCAVTSCGRILFGNGTKLDFGHNVGVSLSLFWTGAFAFTSILSVLVAFLQCMMSKSCGCKSSESHTRASNEDGKDFQEAKKFLFAPSSVKLDNRSRSQRDQTWTECVYYSVKLQRYTEQ; translated from the exons ATGG TGACAGAGGCGCAAATGTTCTCATCTGTTCATCCAGAGTCTCGCTTCATATCAGCTCAAGTTGGTGGAAACCTGACATTAAAATGTTTCCATGATGGTGACGGGTCTGCAAGACTTTACTGGTTAAAGCAAAATCTGGGACAAAAACCAAAGATCATCTCTCACTTTTTCAAATATAATGTGAACAACTCTTCTAATGAAGAGCTCAAGAACAACCCACGCTTCACACTGGATACACAAGACGGCAAATATCACTTGACAATCACAGATTTGCAAATTTCAGACTCAGCTTCTTACTACTGTGTTTACTATTTATACACGTTAACCTTTTTAGAGAACATCATCATCAGTGTAAAAGGTTCAGGTGTGAACATCAAAGCTGTGGTGCAGCAGTCAGCATCTGAGACCATCCAGCCAGGAGGCTCCGTGACTCTGAACTGTACAGTACACACTGGGACCTGTGATGGAGAGCACAGTGTTTACTGGTTCAAAGACTCAGACGAATCCCATCCTGGactcatttacacacatttgGGCAGAAACGATCAGTGTGATAACAAAcccagcacacaaacacacacctgtgtCTACAGCTTGCCAATGAGCAACCTGAGTGTTTCTCATGCTGGGACCTACTACTGTGCTGTTACCTCTTGTGGACGCATCCTATTTGGCAATGGGACCAAGCTGGACTTTGGAC ATAATGTTGGTGTTTCTCTCTCGCTTTTCTGGACTGGCGCCTTTGCGTTCACCTCCATCCTGAGTGTACTGGTGGCTTTCTTACAGTGTATGATGAGCAAAAGCTGTGGATGTAAATCTTCAG AGTCTCACACAAGAGCCTCCAATGAAGATGGAAAA GATTTCCAAGAGGCAAAAAAGTTCTTGTTTGCTCCTTCAAGTGTCAAGCTGGATAACAGGTCAAGAAGTCAGAGGGATCAGACCtggactgaatgtgtgtactacaGTGTGAAGCTACAGCGATACACAGAGCAGTAA